One stretch of Oceanimonas pelagia DNA includes these proteins:
- the hupA gene encoding nucleoid-associated protein HU-alpha — protein sequence MNKTQLVDAIAAKADLSKAQAKAALEEVLNGITQSLKEGDPVQLVGFGTFKVNHRAARTGRNPQTGKEIQIAAANVPAFVAGKALKDAVN from the coding sequence ATGAACAAGACTCAGCTTGTCGATGCAATCGCCGCCAAGGCCGATCTGAGCAAGGCTCAGGCCAAGGCTGCCCTGGAAGAAGTACTCAACGGTATCACTCAGAGCCTGAAAGAAGGTGATCCTGTTCAGTTGGTGGGCTTTGGTACCTTCAAGGTAAACCACCGCGCCGCCCGCACCGGTCGCAACCCGCAAACCGGCAAGGAAATCCAGATTGCAGCGGCAAACGTGCCCGCCTTTGTGGCCGGCAAGGCGCTGAAAGACGCGGTCAACTAA